A genomic region of Arachis stenosperma cultivar V10309 chromosome 9, arast.V10309.gnm1.PFL2, whole genome shotgun sequence contains the following coding sequences:
- the LOC130949831 gene encoding uncharacterized protein LOC130949831, translating into MFTATNIVLNNIIEDGTTYAQRGDAYGVSKILLSFEFVFTLHLTKEIMGITNVLCQALQQQSQDILNAMHIVSTSKLLLQQLRDGGWCNFLANVKDFCEKHEIKVRNMSAQYVFGRGRSRQPSVTVEHHYRIDVFLAIIDSQI; encoded by the coding sequence ATGTTTACTGCTACCAACATTGTTCTCAATAATATCATTGAAGACGGGACAACTTATGCACAAAGAGGTGACGCTTATGGtgttagtaaaatattattgtcatttgaatttgttttcACTTTGCACTTGACGAAAGAGATTATGGGAATCACTAATGTTCTTTGCCAAGCACTGCAACAACAATCTCAAGATATTCTTAATGCAATGCATATTGTTTCTACATCAAAGTTACTTCTTCAGCAATTAAGAGATGGTGGATGGTGCAATTTTCTTGCAAATGTTAAAGATTTTTGTGaaaagcatgaaattaaagTCCGTAATATGAGTGCACAATATGTTTTTGGAAGAGGTCGATCTCGTCAACCAAGTGTGACAGTTGAGCATCATTATCGAATAGATGTATTCTTGGCAATAATTGACTCTCAAATATAA
- the LOC130947525 gene encoding uncharacterized protein LOC130947525, with amino-acid sequence MEWKKYYLDVILVPLGFMITIGYHVWLWHKVRTQPSSTIIGINTHARRFWVPAMIKDIEKKNILAVQTLRNLIMGSTLMATTSILLSAGLAAVISSTYSIKKPLNDAVYGAHSEFMVALKYVTLLTLFLFSFVCHTLSIRFLNQVSMLICTPQDVVSMVTPEYLSDLLEKGTILNTVGNRLFYSAVPLVLWIFGPVLVFLSSVAMLPVLYNLDFVCGDAKGNKAVVRSTCDKGDGYV; translated from the exons ATGGAATGGAAGAAATATTACTTGGATGTGATATTGGTGCCATTAGGATTTATGATAACAATTGGTTATCATGTATGGTTATGGCATAAGGTTCGGACACAGccttcttccaccattattggaATCAATACTCATGCTAGACGCTTTTGGGTCCCTGCCATGATCAAG GACATTGAAAAGAAGAACATCTTAGCAGTCCAAACTCTTCGGAATCTAATAATGGGGTCAACTCTTATGGCCACAACATCCATTCTCCTCTCAGCAGGCTTGGCCGCAGTCATAAGCAGTACATACAGCATAAAGAAGCCTCTAAACGACGCCGTTTATGGAGCTCACAGCGAGTTCATGGTAGCACTCAAATACGTCACACTCCTTACACTATTCTTGTTCTCATTTGTCTGCCACACTCTCTCAATTAGATTCCTCAACCAG GTTAGCATGCTCATATGTACACCTCAAGATGTGGTGTCAATGGTGACACCGGAATATTTAAGTGATCTGTTGGAGAAGGGGACAATCTTGAACACCGTGGGCAACAGGCTGTTCTACTCGGCGGTGCCGCTGGTACTTTGGATTTTTGGCCCTGTTCTTGTTTTCTTGAGCTCTGTTGCTATGTTGCCTGTGCTATACAATCTTGATTTTGTGTGTGGTGATGCCAAGGGTAATAAGGCAGTGGTGAGGAGTACTTGTGACAAAGGAGATGGCTATGTTTAA